A genome region from Arachis duranensis cultivar V14167 chromosome 8, aradu.V14167.gnm2.J7QH, whole genome shotgun sequence includes the following:
- the LOC107461717 gene encoding cell division cycle protein 48 homolog, whose amino-acid sequence MSNQGESSDPKSGKKDYSTAILERKKSPNRLVVDEAVNDDNSVVSMHPDTMEKLQLFRGDTILIKGKKRRDTVCIALADDTCEEPKIRMNKVVRSNLRVRLGDVVSVHQCPDVKYGKRVHILPIDDTIEGVTGNLFDAFLKPYFLEAYRPVRKGDLFLVRGGMRSVEFKVIETDPGEYCVVAPDTEIFCEGEPLKREDEERLDEVGYDDVGGVRKQMAQIRELVELPLRHPQLFKSIGVKPPKGILLYGPPGSGKTLIARAVANETGAFFFCINGPEIMSKLAGESESNLRKAFEEAEKNAPSIIFIDEIDSIAPKREKTHGEVERRIVSQLLTLMDGLKSRAHVIVIGATNRPNSIDPALRRFGRFDREIDIGVPDEVGRLEVLRIHTKNMKLSDDVDLERISKDTHGYVGADLAALCTEAALQCIREKMDVIDLEDETIDAEILNSMAVTNEHFQTALGTSNPSALRETVVEVPNVSWEDIGGLENVKRELQETVQYPVEHPEKFEKFGMSPSKGVLFYGPPGCGKTLLAKAIANECQANFISVKGPELLTMWFGESEANVREIFDKARQSAPCVLFFDELDSIATQRGSSVGDAGGAADRVLNQLLTEMDGMSAKKTVFIIGATNRPDIIDPALLRPGRLDQLIYIPLPDEDSRHQIFKACLRKSPVSKDVDLRALARYTQGFSGADITEICQRACKYAIRENIEKDIERERRKSENPEAMDEDVVDDEVAEIKAAHFEESMKFARRSVSDADIRKYQAFAQTLQQSRGFGSEFRFPETAERTTGSDPFATAGGAADEDDLYS is encoded by the exons ATGTCTAATCAGGGCGAATCATCGGACCC gAAATCGGGGAAGAAGGACTACTCAACGGCGATTCTTGAGCGGAAGAAGTCGCCGAACCGTCTTGTGGTGGATGAAGCCGTCAACGACGACAACTCCGTCGTGTCCATGCACCCTGATACCATGGAGAAGCTCCAACTCTTCCGTGGCGACACTATCCTCATCAAG GGCAAGAAAAGGAGGGATACTGTTTGCATAGCTCTTGCTGATGACACCTGTGAAGAGCCCAAGATCAGGATGAACAAAGTTGTGAGGTCGAATTTGCGGGTTCGTCTTGGAGATGTTGTGTCCGTGCACCAGTGCCCTGATGTGAAGTACGGGAAACGTGTGCACATTCTGCCTATTGATGATACCATTGAAGGTGTCACTGGCAATCTGTTTGATGCTTTCTTGAAAC CTTACTTCTTGGAAGCTTATCGTCCTGTCAGAAAAGGAGATCTATTTCTTGTCCGTGGAGGGATGAGAAGTGTGGAGTTTAAGGTCATCGAAACTGATCCTGGGGAGTACTGTGTGGTTGCTCCAGATACTGAAATCTTCTGTGAGGGGGAGCCTTTGAAAAGAGAGGATGAAGAGAGGCTGGATGAAGTTGGATATGATGATGTGGGTGGAGTCAGGAAACAAATGGCACAAATTCGCGAGTTGGTAGAGCTTCCCTTGAGGCATCCACAACTCTTTAAGTCGATTGGTGTGAAACCACCCAAAGGTATTCTACTTTATGGACCCCCTGGTTCTGGGAAGACACTGATAGCAAGAGCTGTTGCTAATGAAACGGGAGCTTTCTTCTTTTGTATAAATGGACCGGAGATTATGTCCAAACTGGCAGGAGAGAGTGAAAGCAATCTGAGGAAAGCATTTGAAGAGGCTGAAAAGAATGCACCATCCATCATCTTCATTGATGAAATTGATTCTATTGCACCCAAGAGGGAGAAGACACATGGTGAAGTTGAAAGGAGGATTGTTTCACAGCTTTTGACTCTAATGGATGGATTGAAATCTCGTGCTCATGTTATTGTTATTGGAGCTACCAATCGCCCAAACAGCATTGACCCAGCATTGAGAAGGTTTGGTAGATTTGATAGGGAAATTGATATTGGTGTTCCTGATGAAGTTGGCCGACTTGAAGTTCTTCGTATACACACTAAAAACATGAAGCTCTCTGATGAT GTTGATTTAGAGAGGATTTCCAAAGACACGCACGGTTATGTTGGTGCAGACCTTGCTGCCCTTTGCACTGAAGCTGCTTTGCAATGCATTAGAGAGAAGATGGATGTCATTGACTTGGAAGATGAAACTATTGATGCTGAAATACTGAATTCTATGGCAGTTACAAATGAGCATTTCCAGACCGCTCTTGGAACGAGCAACCCATCTGCTTTGCGTGAAACT GTTGTTGAAGTGCCTAATGTTAGTTGGGAGGACATTGGAGGCCTTGAGAATGTCAAGCGTGAGCTGCAAGAG ACTGTTCAGTATCCTGTGGAGCACCCAGAAAAGTTTGAGAAGTTTGGCATGTCACCATCTAAAGGAGTCCTCTTCTATGGTCCTCCAGGATGTGGAAAAACTTTGTTAGCCAAAGCAATTGCTAATGAATGTCAAGCTAACTTCATCAGTGTGAAAGGCCCAGAATTACTTACAATGTGGTTTGGTGAAAGTGAAGCCAATGTTAGAGAAATTTTTGACAAGGCTAGACAGTCGGCTCCGTGTGTCCTCTTCTTCGATGAGCTCGACTCCATTGCCACTCAG AGAGGAAGCAGTGTTGGGGATGCTGGTGGTGCTGCTGACAGAGTTTTGAATCAACTTCTGACTGAAATGGATGGCATGTCAGCCAAAAAGACCGTGTTCATAATTGGGGCAACTAACAGACCGGACATCATTGACCCAGCACTTCTTCGGCCAGGCCGTCTGGATCAATTGATCTATATTCCTCTTCCTGATGAGGATTCCCGTCACCAGATCTTCAAGGCCTGCTTGAGGAAGTCACCTGTGTCCAAAGATGTTGATTTGAGAGCACTGGCCAGATATACTCAAGGATTCAGTGGTGCTGATATTACTGAGATATGCCAGCGAGCATGCAAATATGCTATTAGAGAAAACATCGAAAAG GACATAGAACGAGAGAGGAGGAAAAGTGAGAACCCTGAGGCCATGGACGAAGATGTCGTAGATGACGAAGTTGCAGAGATCAAGGCTGCTCATTTTGAAGAGTCAATGAAGTTTGCCCGCAGGAGTGTCAGCGATGCAGATATTCGCAAATACCAGGCATTTGCTCAGACCTTACAGCAGTCGAGGGGATTCGGAAGTGAGTTTAGGTTTCCAGAAACTGCTGAGAGGACTACTGGATCTGATCCCTTTGCAACTGCTGGTGGCGCAGCTGATGAAGATGATCTATATAGTTAG
- the LOC107461754 gene encoding SNF1-related protein kinase regulatory subunit beta-3: MNSSYAENHDQRTVVGFEVPKSPDSSYNNVYPGNEDETRDPPMVPSHLQHSLLGYPASIDNSTTLPSPQNVILNHLYIENREPPRSVVALGFTHRFRSKFVTVVLYKPVQRRGSTSV; encoded by the exons ATGAACAGCTCATATGCCGAAAATCAT GATCAACGGACCGTGGTTGGCTTTGAAGTTCCAAAGTCACCTGACTCTAGCTACAACAATGTATATCCAGGAAATGAAGATGAGACAAGGGATCCACCTATGGTTCCTTCACATTTGCAGCACAGTTTGCTGGGATATCCTGCTAGTATAGACAATTCAACAACTCTTCCATCGCCTCAAAATGTGATTCTAAATCATCTTTACATTGAGAACAGAGAGCCACCAAGATCTGTGGTGGCTTTGGGATTCACTCATCGCTTTCGTTCTAAGTTTGTTACAGTTGTGCTCTACAAACCAGTGCAAAGAAGGGGAAGTACAAGCGTTTGA